Genomic DNA from Bemisia tabaci chromosome 2, PGI_BMITA_v3:
ATACTtaatttaatttcgaaactttattGACTAAGGTCCTTTTATCTGTGGTTGGTCCCGAGTCACAAGATTCACTCTAAAGTTTAATTTGCAAACAATTCAAAAATTCCATTTCCATTTCCTCAATGTATATTTTTACGGAGTAAAGAAATAtagtaaattgaaaattttggtccaaaatcACATTGGTAGCCTTTTGGAGCCTTATCTGAAGGTCAAATTACATGCATTTCCTCAAACTGCATCACCTATGCACGTCACTTTTGTGTACCTcacactttaaaaaagaaagaccAAAACCTTGGGAGCAgttaatttcattcatttgaTAGTTTTCAGACACCCAAAAAACCAACTGATCTGATGATGAACAGAAACCTTTGCAATGAAATCACTGTATTTAATAACTGGAAAAAAGGACCACACGAACACTCAGAAAAACTCTGTACATCAGTTTATTTACTTCAAAACAAATATAAAAGTTCACAAAAGAACAATGaaaggaaaaagtgaaaaaaaccataaaatatttcacagttTACAGCTTGTCATTTCCGAAAAATAGAGGAACTTGCTCATAAAAGCCTCGACTAACTGAGAAGCAAAATTTACCTATTAACTGTTATTAGGTATCTGATCATAGTACAGGGGTATAATCATACCACCAAGTCTTCAATTGAGAAGTCTGGTGGAAAATATTAGAccagcttttattatttttttttccactgaaatTTAGGGGACATCCAAAAAGTTGCGTCAACATTTCAACAACTATCAAATATCGAAATGAGGGAACAAGAGAAGCTGACAAGTTGATGTTTGAGAAAGAATCAAGCAAGATGTATGCTATCACTTACAGATTATCTCCGACTTACTGATGATTGAATTATGTTTTTATACAAACAGCCTTTTAGAGTGACCTCGGTTAGCACCTATTACTTCGATGACTTTTGAGTAGAACTTTCCCGACTACAACACATGCTGcctgatttttttcacattctatttttcttaatctttatttatttctttatttttcaactgCCGCAAAAATTTGGGTGTTTGATGTTCGTATTCTAGAAGAATTCCACCCGTCCGGCAACGGCCAAAAATAACATTGCCACAACGTTGCTGCAACGTTGCCGCAACATTATTTTTGGTAGTTACATTGTGACAACATTTCCGCATCTACTTCAGGCAACCACTTGCCGGGCGGGCAAGGACAGCTCTGAGGCATTATACCTACTGCACAGTTTTTcgttaaataattgaaaaatacgGGGAATTTAAGCAACATGCAATGATCTGACTGTACGCCTGGATGTGAGTTTTTCATTTCTACAGGAAAGAAGTATTTAGAACCTAAAATCTCTTTCCTGCAggtgatgaattattattaaaatACCTTGATTAATGAAGCCCTATCCTAGAAATGCTTTATCAATCTAGGTCGTTCAATATTGACTCTAAAATCTACCCTTCTGTGGAGGAATTTGACTTAATATATCAGCCTTCATAGggaaaagttgagaaaaaagtttaagacaATGAAGATGTCATCTTTTTGAACTtcataattaaattttgaaggtaccTACTTCTGCTGTTtaacgatttaaaaaaagattaagAAAAATAGGATGACGATTTTGGACAGTGAAGCATACTAAGAATAAGATAGGACTTtggaaaaagagataaatccAAATTTTCCTGCAGGCTGAGGTAGGAGCTGATTTGAGTAAAACTGCTTCCATAGTATCTTAAATTCATATTAAGTAATAAGTAATacaaacttaaattttaaactgaaatgaAAGTCTTATGATGTATTAAACTCGAGTATCTCTTTTTTACAAACTGAGTCCACTAACTATTAGTCAGTTCTTTTCTGTAGGATCTGAGTAAATTTTACTGGAGTAAATTTTTGGAATGAATAAGTCAGTTTCTTAGCAGCTAAAGTAAAATGAGTAACACAATTAAATTGCGCAAGCAACATCTATTAGAAACTCTGatggatttttgtttttggatttATCTCTGAAAGTTTTTGGGTCCGTTTTTTAATGACAAGTATTAGTACAACAATGACTGGCATTTGGGTAACATTTGAAGATACATTTCtatcatttaaaatatcaagaaatCGCTTGTTTATGAGTGCGGCAGTGACGAATAAAGTCTGTATGGCAGAAAAATCCTCTCGGACAAAATTCACACTTGAACTTCTTCTCCAATTGGCCCCCAAGAACTTTATCTCGATGACgaagaaaagaaattttattattaaacgTACGATCGCAGTGATCACACTCAAAGGTTTTTACTTTGAATGAGAATTTCTCGTCAATTTTCTGTCCATGCTTGATGTACAAATGGCGCCTCAGACTAAAGTTTGAGGCTAATTCTACACCACATATGGTACAAGGACGGGCCTGTCGATGAAATGAGGGTTGATACTTTTCACCGACGAAGACGTTGTGTGCATTCTTTTGATGACTGACGAGTgtttctttcaatttaaaacacatcaaacacacgaCACACTGGAAGTTTCGAGCAGTTACGTGGTTGTTCCTTCTGTGCTCTCTCAACTTTTTTGACGATTGCAACACTGCACCACAGACTTCACATATCTTTTCTTTGGGTTCACCGTTATCCTTGGTATTTTGCAAATGTACATGGCGTCTGTGATATGTCGCTCTTCGCTGAGTTGCAAATACTTTGCCGCAATACTCGCAAACGCATGACAGACTTTTTACAAGAGATTTCTTACTTTTGATTCCATGAGAAGTTTTCTCGTGCTCAGTCATAGGTGTTTGACTTGTATTAATACATTCGCCACACAGTTTACAAACCACAAAATTCGAATAATCTGGCAACTTTAATGGTTCTATCACCTTAAATTTTACGCCTACATCATTTAATGGATCGTTCCTAGGCAATTccctgaaaaaacaaaataattccTGATTACTGAGGAGAAAAAGTATTATGGAAAACCTAAGAAGCTGACAAGCTCCTACTATGACAGAGGCTGTGACGTTCAATGGCTGGATAAAATGTATATCTGCCCAGCAGcagttcaaaatttccgttttcATCTTTCCACAATATAGCTTTCCAACCgcgttttcttaaaattgtccGAGAATACGCAATGAGTAACCTTTCATAGAAAAAGGGACTTCAGTAGGCAGAGACAAATGATTTCTGTCAATTTGAATTGAAGCTctgtaatttaattttcctaCCAAAAACACTAGTGTTTAGAGTTCTAGTGTTTCACAGAAAAAGTTACAAATCATCCATCAAT
This window encodes:
- the LOC109033752 gene encoding uncharacterized protein isoform X1 — protein: MSETSGTSIVNIKMEPGIDGTGEKNFDLNNVTDLSQTCRACACVDTYFIPVFDGQGIEHDLGAKINQYLPIIVSKADELPTQLCYQCASLLVTWHEMFIGSLKAEENLRKLKLRLNAKNAYNVDDEGQGAESEELDSNPEFILGTEMEEEISRPLIVSAQPISKKKSKESEQNNHSDSDDSKDFQALYGINSEELPRNDPLNDVGVKFKVIEPLKLPDYSNFVVCKLCGECINTSQTPMTEHEKTSHGIKSKKSLVKSLSCVCEYCGKVFATQRRATYHRRHVHLQNTKDNGEPKEKICEVCGAVLQSSKKLREHRRNNHVTARNFQCVVCLMCFKLKETLVSHQKNAHNVFVGEKYQPSFHRQARPCTICGVELASNFSLRRHLYIKHGQKIDEKFSFKVKTFECDHCDRTFNNKISFLRHRDKVLGGQLEKKFKCEFCPRGFFCHTDFIRHCRTHKQAIS